The genomic region CCAATGAGGGGCTCGGCCACGAAACAACACTCGCCGAAGTGGTTGCATCGGAATTGGGTGTTGATCCGTCAATGATCATCGTGGAGAATAGGGTTGATACCACCAGGACGTGGGCATTATCGGACGGCTCCTACTCATCTAGGTTTGCCCCGATAGTGGTCAGCGCCGCCATACTGGCGGCTAGGCAGTTGAAGGAGAAGTTGACGAGAATTGCCATGTCCATTTTAGGCACGGATAAGGTTGGTTATGAGAATGGTCAGTTCTACGACATAAACAATCCAAGTAGGAGGGTTGATATTAGGAGGATGGCATCATCAGTTAATTGGGACCCAGGTTCATTACCGGAGGGCTTGGACGCCTCATTGAGTGTCACGGTGTTTTATCAACCACCAACGGTTAAGGCTGCCGAGGGTGATAGGATAAACTCATCAGCCACATACGCAATACAGGCGCACTTGGCCGTCATTGAGCTTGACCCGAACACGTATGACATTAGGGTTAGGAAGTACGTAATAGCCCACGACGCAGGCAGGATACTCAAGAGGGAGTTCGTTGATAGTCAGTTGATGGGTGGTTTAATGCACGGTCTCGCCCTCACGCTTTATGAGGAGTTGATGTATGACGACCAGGGCAACCCATTAACGACGAGTCTCGACATCTATGAAACACCGACAATGGCTGAGGCCGTGGGTATGGAGGTGGAGTTCATACACTTTGAAACACCCACGAAGCACCTGGTCTCCGGGGCTCATGGTGTTGGTGAGGGCGCAATGATGGGCGTGCCCGCGGCAATCGTCAATGCCCTAGCCTCGATAATTGGTAAGGCCATAACGGACCTGCCACTAAGGCCGTATAAGATAATGAGGGCTGTCGAGGGATGATGGGCATGGCGTACACCCTCGGTATTCCCAGGGGATTTAAGTATGTCAGAGCCTCGACAATTGATGAGGCCTTGAAGCTACTCAATGAGTACGGTGGTGATGCCAAGGTACTTGCTGGCGGCATGAGCCTAATGCCCATGCTCAAGTTGAGGATGACCGAGGTTAAGTATTTGATTGATATACTCGGTATTAATGACCTTAGGTACATCAGGGTTGAGGGTAATCACTTAAGGATTGGCGCATTAACCACGCATAATGACATTGCAATGAATAGGGTAGTTAATGATAACGCGAAGATATTGAGTGAGTCTGCATGGCACATAGCCGATATTCAGGTTAGGAACCTGGGTACAATAGGCGGTAGCCTAGCCCACGCAGATCCAGCGGCTAATTACTACCCAGCCCTGATAGCACTGGATGCCGAGGTCATGATTAAGGGGATTGGTACTGAGAGGGTCGTTAAGGTTTCAGACCTTTACAAAGGGCCATACATCACTGACCTAAAGCCCAATGAGTTAATTACAGAGGTCAGAATACCACTCAGCGGCCTTAGGGGTGTTTATGAGATCTTCAGGAGGGGTGGTGCATCGTTCCCAAGCGTTATCATAGCCGTTGCTTATCAGGAGAAGGATGGGGTTATAACAGACTCCAGGATATCCATTGGCGCCGTTTACCCAGAGCCCGTGCTAGTGAGCGGGCACTTGAATGGACTTGGGGTTAGGGAGGTTGGGGCTAAGGTTAATGACATTGTGAACTCCATATTCTCTTCAATAGACGCAAAGCCCCTTGAGGACACACATGCACCTGGTGATTACAAGGTCAAGGTTGCAAAGAACCTATTGACTAAGGCCTTAACGGAGATTGCCAATGGGTCCGTGCAGTACATTAAGGCGCCCATTAAGGATGAGCTTATTAAGTGGGAGTTCAGGGATGGTGTTGAGTACGTTGGCGATTTGGTTAGGGTTAGGGTTAACGTTAATGGCCAGTGGATTGAGGACTTGGTTGAGCCGAGATTATTGCTTATAGACTTCCTGAGGAGGCATGGGTTTAAGGAAGTTAGGAGGGGTTGTGATGAGGGTAAGTGCGGCGCGTGTACCGTGCTTGTTGATGGTAGGGCTGTCAAGTCATGCATGGTCCCCGTGGTCAGGGTTTCAGGGCACTCAGTAACCACCGTAAGGGGTTTGAGTAAGGGAATGGAGCTACACCCAATACAGAGGGCATTCCTTGAGGAGTACGCAATGCAGTGCGGCTTCTGTACTCATGGCTTCATGATGGTGACGCATGACTACCTCACGAACATAGACCCGACGGCTAACGATGATCTATTGAAACTAAGCATTAAGAATATTTGCCGCTGCACCGGTTACATAAACATAATTAAGGCTATTAAGAGGGCAGCTAAATACCTACAGCCCTGACGACCATTTCAACACTAAATCCTTCATAGTAATTAATCAAAATCTAATAGAATGTGAAATAGATGAGAATACTTAACAAAGCATGACTAGTCTCTTAAGAAGGTGCAGGAGATACATTTGCGTTAGCCAGATGTATGGATACTATTTGACCCTTTACTTAGAACGCTCATTAGTGCTCTCGCCTTAACTATGAATGACTTAATTAATGCTATAGCCGTTTCGTCATTTGGTATCTTGCTTCTAATGCCTTCCGGGTCTGGGCCGTTGTATTGATACTCATGTAATTGTAGGGCCATGGCAGTTAACTCAGCCACACCTGGGACTATTCTCTCCATCTCCGCGCTTAGCTCGGTCATTCTATTGGTCGGTATTACTGCGGCTATCCATTCATGGAATGGTATGGTGACATTCCCAACACGTTTATTCCCACGATATTTTTCCTGAAGTTGATCTGCATTCTTCAGTGCTAGATACGAGAGGAATGCCTTCCACGCCTGGAATGCCTTACCTGCCGCATTACTAGTGAGACCTTCCCTTAAGAAAACCTCCGCAACATCAAGCTCCTTCATAGCCTCCTCAAGCCTCTCCTTCGCCAAAGCCTCTGTATTCAATCTTCTCATGCGAGCCTCCATAATTTAAACGCACAATATTAATCAATATAAAACTAGCCTTAATATTTTGATGCGGGCTCAACAAGCATTCAGTATATAATGGGCTTAGTTTCTTCTCTTTCAATCTATTTTTAATATTAAGTTTGCGGTGCAATAATAGTTAAATTAAAAATAATCAATAATATTATGCTCATTGATTGCGTACTCCTAAAGTATTAAATACCTTCCATAAGTCTCTTTAGTAATGAGTTCCACCGTGAATTCAACGGCAACGCAAATCAAGGTGTTTGGCTTTATACCACAGTATGTTTTTTACACGGTACTTGCCGCCGTGGTCATAATAGTCGTGGGATACGTAGTTGGTAGACTCGTGGAAATACTAATTAAGAAAATCTCCTACACCACGGGCCTAGATGCCTTCTTTAGGAAGACCTCCGTGGGCCGTGCACTGCTCAGGAGTGGTTATACGGCTGGTGACTTCCTCGGTCTCTTCGTTAAGTGGGTCATTTATATAGCGGCGATCTTCTATGCCCTACTTGAACTATCCTACGCAAGCCCAAACCTCGCCTTCCTATATGATACCTCAAGGAGCGTATTGACATACCTGCCATACCTAGTGTCCGGCGTGATTATTCTAATCATTGGTTTAATAATGGTCGATTGGATAAGCGATTATTTTAAGCGTAGTTACCCAGCAAATGACCAATACTCACAGACCCTGCTTAACTTCGTTGGTGATGCCTTTAGATTCATACTTTACTACATGGTCATAACAATCGCGTTGAGTGTTATGAAGGTTAACGTGACCATACTCTACATATTCGCCCAAGGACTCGCCTGGGCAGTGGCTATTGGCCTTGGGGTTGCCATTGGTCTCGTGCTTGCCGTACCATTGAGGGAGCCGCTGAGGAGGTTCCTTGAGCGTGAGTGGGATCAGTCAAGGGATGGTGATAAAAGGAGGGGTGATGTAGGTGGCTAAGCCTGTCATTGGCGTTATAATGTACCAGACAAGCAATTCCAAGGGGCAGGAGTTGGTGGCTCAGAGGATGGTTAAGTGGTTTCTTAGGCTTGGTTATGAGGCCTACCTAATAACGAGTATTTACCACGACGGTAATGAGGTTGTTAGGAGGAGGGCTGTAGAGACCTCACTTGAGGGTTATGTATTTCAGGAGAAGGACCCAGCCATTGGGCTACCCACCATTAGGGTTGATAGTTATGTTGCTAGGTGGCCGCCCAGGAGGATCATGTTCAAGAACTTCGTGGATGTGCTTAGAAGGATCAGTGAGAATTTCAATGTGAATTCATTAATAACGCATTCCACGCTTTGGAATGGGCCTGAGGACACGGCTAAGTACGTGATGTGGAGGAGGATGTTGACGACATTTGGACTTGAGAATAGTAACGTGTTCTTTGGGCACATGAGCCACTACCAACCGCCTGACCCAACTAGGTATGACGTTGTTGAGAGGACGTATAGGCTTGCCTGGAACCACATGGCATTCCCAGAGATCTTCAAGGCAGCAAACCTCATCCTCTGCGTGACGCCACTCGAGGGTGAGGAGATGATTAGGATGGGTGCAAGGCCCGAGCAAATCTACGTATTTCCAGGGGGTATTGACGATGATGAGGTGGCTGATCTAAATGCCGTTGATTCGAGTGACTTCAGGGTTAAGTATAGGATTCCCGATGACGTCAAGATAGTGGCTTACCTGGGCACTGTTGAGGAGAGGAAGAACCCGCTTGCTGTTGTCAGGGTTGCCAAGATGCTTAGGCATAGGCGTGACGTGCACTTCGTAATTGCTGGCAAGCCCGGTGACCAATGGGATGAGGTTGTCAGTGAGGCTAGGGGCTTAAGTAACGTGACCTTGACTGGGGAGTTGAGTGTTGAGGATAAGAAGAAGTTGATTAAGGAGGCTTACGTGAACATAATAATGAGTAAGATGGAGGCCCTCGGGCTGACGCAGCTGGAGTTCATGTATGGTGGTGTTCCCGTAATAACCTCCGCGGTTTACGGCCAGAAGTGGGTCGTTAGGAATGGCGTTGATGGGATACACGTTAATGGCCCAGACGATGTTGAGGGCGCCGCTAAGGCCGTGGAGAGGCTCCTGGATCACCCTGAGGAGAGGGATAGGATGAGTAGGAATGCGAGGGAGAGGGCATCGCAATTATTAATGAGTAAGCTCGTTAAGGAACTTGCCGTTAAGATTGAGGAATACTTGCGCTAGGGATCCAGTAGGGTGTTGTTGAATTGATCGATTATTGAGTAGACAACCCAAGCCATCTCTACGGACCATAGGAAGTAGATCAGCGGCGTTATGTTCACAGTGACCCCATAGGCTGTGATCGTACCTGGTATTGAGAGGAATATCGCCGTTATCAACGTCGCCTCACCAAGGATAACCGGGTAAGCAAGCACGTGGCCCGCCAGTAAGCCGCGTAGGAATGCCAGTACCGCGAAGGCGGCTATTAACGTAATGTACTCTGTGATTATTGACGTGAATTGGATGGGTAGGTGCGCCATGTATGAGCTGAGTAGTGAGTATAGTATTAGCATTAGGATTAGGAGTAGTACGTCGGTTGCCGCATTGACAGCGCCACTTATTAACCTATCCCTGACCCTCATGATGGGGTCACCGTACTGGTGACGTTGGCGATTCCAGGTATCGAAACGGTTATGTTTATTGGCAGATTAAGCGACGTTATGGGCATTATGATGCTTCCAAAACCGTAAGGCTCAACATAGACGCTCCTTGAGAGGCCTCCCTGTGTTATTGTTATTACTAATGGTAGTGGCAACGGGTTATGTATCGTGAAGTTTAGGTAATACCCAGTGCCCGTCTGGTAAATATTGGCACTAACGTACCTGCTCAAGTTACCCATTGTTAGCGCTGAAATGCCGAGTACGATCAAGGTAATCACTAGCGAGAGTATTGCTAACGCAATGGCAACCCTCACAAAAATCAGTAATTTGATTGGGTAATAAGTCTTAACGCTCTGGTGATTTTAATGTATGCACGATCAATAATTAGCGGAAAACTTAACTTATTCAGTACCCTTAAGTCAGTGGAGAGGGTATGGGCAAGGTTAGGATCAGTATTTATATCGATGAGGAATTATGGAGGGAGTTTAAGAGATATGCCGCGGAGCGAGGTTTAAACGCTAGCGAATTGCTGGAGGAATTGATTAAGGAGGAGCTGATGATTGAGCTTAATACGCTAATACTCGAGGAGACTACTCCAGAACTTGATTTTGAACCGATTAAGCCCAGGGAACCGGTGAGTGGTCTCGTGAGGGAGATGAGGGATGAAAGAGAGAATAGTTTATCTGGACAGTAACGCCATGATGAAGAGGTACGTTTCACCGCATTCATCAAACTTATGACCACAGGTTAGTAATAGCAAAGTTTGTGGGTGTCAGTGGGGTTGTTACGGCTGATGGGAAGTTGTGCTAGGTGTTAATTAATGAGGGGTTGAATGCTAAATACATCGGTTAGGTGGGTAGTAACTACGTACTACAGTGCCTGTAGGCCCCTCGTTATGAGTATTGCCCCTGCCCAGGCGATTACGGCTATGAAGGCGACCTTGTACGTGACCACCGCCAGTACGTAAAGCACGCTCTCCAGGGATGGCGGCTGTGGTATTGAGATACCCGTGAGCAACTCTATGTATGCAAGTACGGAGGCCACCAGCAGTAGGGCTATTCCAATGCCAATTAGTACGAGGCCGATCCTACGCTTCGTGGCGCTTGAGGACATACAATAATCAATGCGTAGTTCCTTTTAATGCATAACCTAAATATCAACCACAAACGTGAGCCTCCAGTAGTTATCGGCCCTTTTAATCTCCATCATGTTGTAGGTCATCGCCTTGACTATCAACCCCCTATAACCATGCTTATTGATGTCGAAGTGCTCACCGCCAACGACAGCCCTGATCCTATACGGTCCATTACCCTCTATACTAACCTCCCTGAAGTAGTCGCCATAGGCGAACTTCCTGCCATCGAATAGGTAGATGAACTCATCAATCCAATTAAACAATAACTGCTCAAGATCCTCACCCCCCACGTTAACCTCCACGAACTCCCTCGGCTCAACCCTATCAATGTAGTAGGTAAGGCCCGCAACCCCAAGTGCCGCGTTTTTGAAGGCCTCCTCAAGCGTGCAGCCGTAGGCTATCACGGCGATGTCCGCCGTATGCTCCCCATACTCATACCTAGTGGGTAATTGGCACTGCATCAAGATGCCATTACCAAACCCCTTTAACAATCTTACGTGTTATTGATCATGGCGTATTTAGGATTAACAAGTCATTAATGCATGCCGTTTTTAGTAATCCATTCGTAAGTACCTCTTAATTAGCTTATCGTAATCAACCTCCCTAAGTATTGGGTCAGCAAGCCTATACTCACCCTCCCTGACCTTCACAACGAAGTTATAGTTAATTAAGGCATTCAATGCGTTCAGGAGTTCCCTATCTCCGAATTCCCTACCAAGCCTCGTCGTCACGGCGAACTTTATATCCTTCCACCTATTCACGACTCTCAATGCGGAAAGTATGGCTAGGTAGAGAGCCTTGTTAGCCTTGTCCTCGAGGAAGTGCTCAATCTCATTAACCATGATCTTAACCCCCTCATTAATCGTCTCCCTCAATGCCTCATCAACGTCTAAGCCCCTAACACCGTGATAATTACCAAATAATGTTAGCCAACCAACAACACCATCAAGCCTGTCAATGACGGTATCGAATGCGTTAAATTGAATGCCCAATTCCCTGAAACCCCTCTTAAGGAATTCCCTGGATAATTCGTCATTAAACGGCTTTAGCTTAACCTCGACGGGTGGCCTGCCGTATAATGGGGACTCGGGGTTTGGCTTGAGTAGTGTCTTTACGAGACCTACGTAGGATCCCGTGAATATGAATGAGACCCTTGGATTGCTCATGAATACGTTGCCGAGTATCCTCAAGAATTGACCAGTAACCCTACTTAACTCCTGAACCTCATCAAGCCCAATAACCGTATTCTCATCAATAGATAGTAAGAGCTCAAGCAGGCTATTGAACACCCTGGAACCCCTGCTCAGGGTTATCCCTGCTGAACCGACTATGAAGTTTAGAGAGACGTTGAGCCTAAGCCTTAAGCGTGTCCTATTAACCTCATTAACTAGTATCGTTAATAAATCCCTAAGCGTTGTAACACCCCTGGCATTAATATAGATAGCCCTAAATCCCTCCCTAGATAATTCATTTAACACAACCTTCATTAGGCTGGTTTTACCGATACCACGCTGACCGCCGATGACGACCCAATTACCAGCCCTAACTTGCCTCTTAACATACTCAACCTCCTCATCCCTACCAAAGAGCTCATCTCTAGACTCCTTCGGGTGTAAATCAAAGAGCATAGCAGACTCTGCAGTAACTGAAGACCCAGCAGTTATAAAGGCATCCCGAGAGATAGTAACCAGCCCTTTAACCGAGTCTTCAGCCAATGAATAACTAACCATACTTACAGACGGAGAGGGTAAAACGTGAAATTGAGGATGGTAGGGTGTCGTAAATCCACGTGTTGTACCCGTGGGATTAATTTTTAAGTGGGCCAATGATTCACTAATGTGCATCGTTGGGTTTACGCGATTGATGCATCGATTAAGCTCTTCATTAGGGATATCAATTCATTTAGGTTGTTAATTATTAACGCGGCGATACCCATAACCATATTGACAACGTATGAATTGCTAATGAACATACTTAACACATACGTGGACTCATTAACCACTACCGTAGCTCCATACTCAAAGTCTATAATTAATAATGCGGTTTACTTCATAAACTCCATAACGTACTTAGTAGTTGCTGCCCTTGTCATAATCTTTTTCGTAACATCGGCATTCATGGTCAATGGCATAGTGAGGAATTTGAGGGATGACTTTAGGGCCATGATCAGCATCTTTAGGTCGGGTGTGGGGGTCATAATGCATATCGCATTAATAATGCTCCTTATATCCCTATACTCATTTACGCTAGGGATCTCAATATCGGCTGCCCTGGTTCTGGTGTTAATGAAAATCCTGACAACGCTGGGCATAATACCAATTACTAACTATGGCGTTGACATAACAGGCGTATTACCGGTGATGCTACCCCTGGCCTGCGTCATATGTGTTACATACATCATTGAGGGCATCATATGGGTGCGGAGGTATGCCTATCTACCCTAGGGGCCTTGCCGTGATTGCGCTGTCCGTATACCTCGCGTCCATAGCCCTTGGCCTAGTCATATCCACAATGCTGGCGGTATACTACTTACCGCAACTATTCCTCCTCAACATCGGTAATGTCACGATTAAGAAGGGAGAGTCAATGTCCATATTCACGAGTTGGGTACCAATAAACCTTGCCTACTCCCTCAGGGATATGGGCTTTATGGCTATTCCCGAGGTCATAATGCCCTCCGTCGTGAATAGAACCCCAGTGATTGTTAGGGGTATTGTACCAAGCTACATTAATTACTACGGGGTCAATGCGACGGCCCAGGAATTAAATGAGGGTGCCTTAGTTGGTTATGAATTGGCTAGGGAGCTACATGTTAGGGTTGGTGATGAGTTGGTGATCACGTCCTTTAAGGGCATTACCAATAACTTGACGGTTGCGGGGATCATAAAGTCAATTAAATACCCGCAGCTTAATTATGAAGTCGTAATAAATCTGACCACGGCGCAGCATTTAGATTCGTTGCCGTCGTCCGTGGTTAATGTAATATACGTTAATGCGAGTTATGGATTGATAAGTAGGGTTAATGGTATGTATGGGTTGAGGATAATAACCCACATACTTAATGGTTCACTCGCCGTATTAAACTCGATGAATCACACGGTATTTAATGGCCCCCTCACTAATATGACATTGACATTACCATTTGGTGTGTATTACGTGGTCGCATATAATAGATCCTTAATTATTTGGTTCTCGACGGTGATTCTCGAGAGCAACAAGACCATAGAGTTGATGAAAATGCCCGTTCCAAGGATGGTTAGCTCATACCCAGTATCGCCTAGTGAGTGGGTCATTGTGAGGTGGCCCAATGGGTCTTTAGTGAGTAGTTACTACCTACTGATTTATTACATGAATGGCTCGCTGGCATACTCAACCGTTGGGGGCGGTGTTACGCCAATATCCGTGCCTGGCGGTATGTACAGGATCGACGTGGTCATGGGCAATACCTATTATTCTGTGAGTGAGTACGTGGTGCCCGGGTCCAATGTGACTGTCGTGCTCACGCCATACTCGATACTCGTGGGTGAATTAATGACCCACGCATATAATTACTTCACGTCTGTCCTACCACTAAGTAGTGCCTCAGGGCCTGCTGCGTTGATTAGTGCCTTGAGGGTTGGGATTGGCACATTCATTGGTGTGATAATGGGCTTATTGGTTATCGTGTCGATAGGCCTCATAGGCATTGTTAATTACTCGGTTGAGGTCAATAGGGAGTTGATTATGTACTTGAGATTGAATCATGCAGGTAAATTGAGCATCATGCTCATGGTCGACGCGCCCCTGGTAATGATGTACCCGGCCTTCACGGCATTGGGGTTATTAACCGCGAATTACCTGTGGCGGCCCATGGTCGGCGCAATGGGCTTAAGCCTAATGGGTCAACCAATATACCTGATAGTGGTGAGTAATTACTACCCATACATCGCAGCCTTCATCATAGTCTCGGCACTATTAATAATTATGCACCTAATAACTAGGTTGAGGGTGGTGGGGGTTGAGTGATGTAGGTATTAACGTGATTAATGTCTCGAAGTCCTTCGGAAATCACGCAGTGCTTAGGAATGTAAGTATTGAAGCACTGCCGAACTCAATAACCTGCGTGGCTGGGCCCAGCGGTAGTGGTAAGTCAACGTTACTGAGGATAGTGGCTGGCTACCTAAGGCCTGACTCGGGTAGGGTCTTGATAAATGGTGTCGATTTGTACGCTGACTCGAGGGCCCGTGAAATCATTAACATGATATCCTACGTGCCCCAGGACGACTTATTAATAAGCGGGCTGACAATTAGGGAGAACCTTAGGCTTGCCCTTAGGGTTCAGGGGCTTGGTAATAGGGTTATTGAGGAGAGAATTAGGTGGGTAAGTGGGTTATTGGGTATTGAGCACATACTCAACAAAAGGCCTGGGCAAATCAGCGGTGGTGAGAGGAGGAGAGCTTCAATAGCGGTTGCCCTCGCCAGGGATCACGAGTTCCTCATTATGGATGAGCCAACGAATAGCCTTGATAGGGCCAACGTTGACCTACTAATGAGGATTCTCAGGGAGGAGGCTGGCCTTGGTAGGGTTGTTCTTGTGGCGACGCACGACCAATACCTAATTAGGAACTCTGACAGGCTCTATATGATCAGGGCTGGTGAATTAACGATAGAGCCCTAGGGCGTTTCCCAAAGCCATAGGGTTCTGCTTGAGTACACCAAGTCATTACTCATTAAAATATTGAGTAAGTAATGCTTAGGTATACTGACCATGCTATAGCCCGAACCGTATAGGAAGCCAACCCTTAAGTTCCTCTCAGTAAGCAGGAGTAGGCCTTGTGGTGCCTCGCCATGGATTAGGTATGTGGTTGGGTCTGAGGTGTTAATCCCCGTCATGAACATGATCATCGACTCATAACTAATTGATGAGTATAGCGTGGAGTTCCTCGGTATTAAGCCATTTATGGCGTTAAACTCCTCATAATCAATTAACCTATAAACAGTGAGGGTTGACGAGGTTGGCAGTGAGTACGTGTATAGGGTTAATACGGCGAATATGGGTAGTGAGATCATTAGAGCTGCAGTGAGTACATAGGCTAAGGCCTTAACAGGTAACCTGTGCCTCACGGCTGAGGTAATCATTAACGCGGTTGGTATTAGTAGGAAGGGCATAACGAAGTCCAGGGACTTGGAGAGGAAGAGCAGTTCCAGTGGGTTGTTGCCCATGAGTAGGACGTAGAGTAATATGGCGAGTGATAATACCGTGGTAATGGCAACTACGGGCCTCTCGAACCCATACAGCGCGAGGTATAGTACGGCTATGAGAATCGGCAATACGTAGGGTGTCGATGATAGGACCACGGCCCTATTAAACCCCTCCAGTACATAGGGTAGGAATTTACCTGTTGAGAACATGGATATTAACATAAGGGCGAGGATTGCCAGTGTGGCGTAAATCAATATTCGTGACCCCCTACGCATCGTTACGTAATCGATTAGGAGGATGGCTATGAGGATTGGTGTTGAGATTAGGCCTGGCGTTACGAATGTAGTGACTGTATACGCCCTGAGGTAGTCCACGTACCAGTAATAGGTGAGTAGGCCCAGGGCTATTACCGTAATTGCCACGTAAAGCGCATGCCAGGCATTATTACCGCTTAGGTAGTTACTCATCAGCACCGTTATTGTCATTATGAAGGAATACGCCAGGGCCATTAACAATGTGAAGTGGTGGGCGAAGAGTATGGCTATGAAGGTCAAGACCATAACTAACAGGTTCTGCCTGAGGTGCTTCCTATCTATTAATGCCATGTACGTGGTCAGCATGTAGGCGTAGAATGGGTATTGAGCCGCGGTCTCCTTCATTACTGATGAATCAACAAGGAGCTTAACACTTAGTACTGCGAATAGTAAGCCAGTGATCAGGGTTGCCATGTCACTTCCCGTAAGCCTTCTCACGAGTAGTATGAAGGGTATTATTGATAGGGATGCAAGAATGTTCACGACATAGAACGACTGTATAGGCCCTAAGCCAAGCACAGACTGTGATAGGGCGAGCAGTAGGTTTACAGTGGGCCACTTATAATTGTAGCTGACCATTGATGGGTTTGGTGATGGACCGAAGAGATAGCCAGTCCTCAGTAGGGTTTCTGAGTGGGCTATGTGGGTCCAGGAGTCGGGTATGTACGGTAGGCCGTTGATCACGTAATTGAGTAGTATTAATGATGCGAGTATTACAAGTGGTGCAGCTGTGGACGCGGTCTTAATTACTTCTCTATCTTTCTCCATACCAACTCCTTATTCCATAGGTTTCTAATTGCGGCCACCACGAGTATTACCTGGGTCATCACCCAGGTCCGGAAGAACTTATTGGCAAGTAGGGCGGCTCCAATCAGTAGTAATGCAATGGGTATTAAGGCGCCGTGTATTGCGGATAGGACTATGAATATGAGACCCACCATGAAAAGCCAGGGATTAATCAAGTGTAGGTATGATTCATAGAGCATTATTTGCCTGTAATCCCTGGGTGGATCCTTACCCTCAATTAGCA from Vulcanisaeta distributa DSM 14429 harbors:
- a CDS encoding ABC transporter ATP-binding protein, which encodes MSDVGINVINVSKSFGNHAVLRNVSIEALPNSITCVAGPSGSGKSTLLRIVAGYLRPDSGRVLINGVDLYADSRAREIINMISYVPQDDLLISGLTIRENLRLALRVQGLGNRVIEERIRWVSGLLGIEHILNKRPGQISGGERRRASIAVALARDHEFLIMDEPTNSLDRANVDLLMRILREEAGLGRVVLVATHDQYLIRNSDRLYMIRAGELTIEP